The proteins below come from a single Halobacillus salinarum genomic window:
- the sigK gene encoding RNA polymerase sporulation sigma factor SigK, whose translation MSSIIASILYFFKESLFFMSYVKNQAFPNPLSPEEEAKQLKLMQEGSQEARDTLIEHNLRLVAHIVKKFENTKEDFEDLISIGTIGLIKGIESYSTGKGTKLATYAARCIENEILMHLRSTKKMSKDISLQDPIGHDKEGNELNLLDILQADVEDIVEEIQLHMELEKIKDFIKILDEREKEVIISRYGLNNEDEKTQREIAKELGISRSYVSRIEKRALMKIFHEFYKQSKQGRSV comes from the coding sequence ATGAGCAGCATTATCGCTTCCATCTTATATTTCTTTAAAGAATCGCTGTTCTTCATGTCCTATGTAAAAAATCAGGCCTTTCCAAACCCACTGTCTCCTGAGGAGGAAGCCAAACAGTTAAAGTTGATGCAAGAAGGAAGTCAGGAAGCCAGAGATACGCTAATCGAACACAATTTACGTTTGGTAGCTCATATCGTAAAAAAATTTGAAAATACAAAAGAGGATTTTGAAGACCTTATTTCGATTGGAACGATAGGATTAATTAAAGGGATCGAAAGCTATTCGACTGGAAAAGGAACGAAGCTTGCCACCTATGCAGCCCGGTGTATTGAAAATGAGATCCTCATGCACCTCCGTTCAACCAAAAAAATGAGCAAGGATATTTCACTTCAGGACCCGATTGGCCATGATAAAGAGGGCAATGAACTAAATCTTCTTGATATCCTTCAAGCAGATGTAGAAGATATTGTAGAAGAAATCCAGCTTCATATGGAACTTGAAAAAATTAAGGATTTCATAAAGATCCTTGATGAGAGGGAAAAAGAAGTAATTATATCCCGTTATGGATTAAATAATGAAGATGAAAAAACACAGCGCGAAATTGCTAAAGAACTAGGCATTTCCAGGAGTTATGTCTCCCGCATTGAAAAACGAGCGCTGATGAAAATTTTTCATGAATTTTATAAACAGAGTAAACAGGGAAGAAGTGTATAA
- the greA gene encoding transcription elongation factor GreA has translation MAEEKSYYMTEEGKQKLEDELHHLKTEKRKEVVERIKIARGFGDLSENSEYDAAKDEQAFVEARITQVENMIRNAVIIENDNDNPDTVSLGKSVTFQELPDGDEETYKIVGSAEADPFEGKISNDSPMAQSLIGHVVGDEVTVATPGGEIDVKIITVD, from the coding sequence ATGGCAGAGGAAAAAAGTTATTACATGACTGAAGAAGGTAAACAGAAATTAGAGGATGAGCTGCACCATCTAAAAACAGAAAAAAGAAAAGAAGTAGTAGAAAGAATTAAAATTGCAAGAGGCTTCGGAGATCTTTCTGAAAACTCCGAGTATGATGCTGCTAAAGACGAACAAGCTTTTGTAGAAGCACGCATTACTCAAGTAGAGAATATGATCCGGAATGCAGTCATTATTGAAAATGATAATGATAATCCTGATACAGTATCCCTTGGTAAGTCCGTTACATTTCAAGAGCTCCCTGATGGAGATGAAGAAACCTATAAAATTGTTGGGAGTGCTGAAGCAGATCCATTTGAGGGGAAAATCTCCAACGATTCTCCTATGGCTCAGAGCTTGATTGGACATGTAGTAGGCGATGAAGTAACAGTTGCCACACCAGGTGGCGAAATCGATGTAAAAATTATTACAGTGGACTAA
- the alaS gene encoding alanine--tRNA ligase codes for MKELTSADVRQMFLDFFKEKGHRVEPSASLVPHEDPSLLWINSGVATLKKYFDGRVIPDNPRLVNVQKSIRTNDIENVGFTARHHTFFEMLGNFSIGDYFKKEAIEWGWEFLTSSKWIGFDSEKLSVTVHPEDDEAYTLWRDTVGIPEERIIRLEENFWDIGEGPSGPNTEIFYDRGESFGNDPSDPELYPGGENERYLEIWNLVFSQFNHNPDDTYTPLPKKNIDTGMGLERIVSVIQEKRTNFETDLFMPIIKATERMANVQYMDDDKKDVAFKVIADHMRTVTFAVGDGALPSNEGRGYVLRRLLRRAVRYAKQIGIEEPFMHKLVPEVSKIMDAFYSEVSEKESFIQNVIKTEEERFHETLNEGLAILSTIMKQETEKGSNVFPGSEVFRLYDTYGFPKELTDEYVSEAGFTIDEEGFQREMEKQRERARQARQKTDSMQIQEGVLGEVHVESEFIGYDQLQTESEIVELIKNKEVTDQAQEGEHVYFFLDKTPFYAESGGQIADKGLIETAQGTIEVTNVQKAPNGQHMHEGIVQSGEIFKGSKAKAKVDHGSRSFIVKNHTATHLLHQALKDVLGEHVNQAGSLVTADRLRFDFSHFGAVSEEEMERIERIVNEKVWKSIPVVIEYNSIEEAKKRGAMALFGEKYGDVVRVVEVGDYSLELCGGCHVVNTAEIGLLKITSETGIGAGTRRIEAVTAKSAYTYMNNKEGLLKQAGHLLKTRPDRVPERIEGLYKELKDLQREKESLTAKLSNLEASSILDEVETVNGVKVLAKQVDVKDKQALRTMIDDLKQSIGSGIILLAAPSGEKVQLIAGVSKDLVEKGYHAGNLIKEAATRCGGGGGGRPDMAQAGGKDAAKIPEALNYAKEYVSENS; via the coding sequence ATGAAAGAATTAACGTCTGCGGATGTACGACAAATGTTTTTAGACTTTTTCAAAGAAAAGGGGCACCGTGTAGAGCCGAGTGCATCTCTTGTTCCTCATGAAGATCCTTCATTATTATGGATTAACAGCGGTGTTGCTACATTGAAAAAATACTTTGATGGAAGAGTCATTCCCGATAATCCAAGGCTCGTAAATGTCCAAAAGTCTATTCGGACAAATGATATAGAAAACGTTGGATTTACTGCGAGACACCACACTTTTTTCGAAATGCTCGGCAATTTTTCCATCGGAGATTATTTTAAAAAAGAAGCAATTGAATGGGGCTGGGAGTTTCTAACCAGCAGCAAATGGATTGGATTTGACTCTGAGAAATTGTCTGTCACCGTCCACCCGGAAGACGATGAAGCTTACACACTGTGGAGAGATACGGTTGGTATTCCAGAAGAACGAATTATCCGCCTGGAGGAAAATTTCTGGGATATTGGCGAGGGGCCGAGTGGTCCGAATACCGAAATCTTTTATGACCGCGGAGAAAGCTTCGGGAATGATCCGTCTGATCCTGAACTTTACCCAGGCGGAGAAAACGAGCGTTATTTAGAAATTTGGAACCTCGTTTTTTCACAGTTCAACCATAATCCTGATGATACTTACACTCCGCTTCCGAAAAAAAATATTGATACAGGTATGGGACTTGAAAGGATTGTAAGTGTTATACAGGAAAAAAGAACAAATTTTGAAACAGATTTGTTTATGCCTATTATTAAAGCGACAGAAAGAATGGCAAATGTTCAATATATGGACGATGACAAGAAAGATGTGGCTTTTAAAGTAATTGCAGACCATATGAGAACCGTTACCTTTGCCGTAGGAGATGGAGCTCTTCCATCTAATGAAGGTCGAGGATACGTGCTGCGCCGCCTGCTGAGACGTGCGGTAAGATATGCGAAACAAATCGGTATCGAGGAACCGTTTATGCATAAGCTTGTGCCGGAAGTTTCAAAAATTATGGATGCGTTCTACAGTGAAGTGAGTGAGAAAGAATCCTTTATTCAAAATGTTATTAAAACAGAAGAAGAACGCTTTCACGAGACATTAAATGAAGGACTTGCGATTTTATCGACGATTATGAAGCAGGAAACAGAAAAGGGGAGTAATGTTTTCCCTGGCTCGGAAGTTTTCAGACTGTATGATACTTATGGATTCCCTAAAGAATTAACGGATGAATATGTTTCGGAGGCCGGATTTACAATTGATGAAGAAGGATTTCAGCGGGAAATGGAGAAACAGAGGGAGAGAGCCCGCCAGGCAAGACAGAAAACAGATTCCATGCAGATCCAGGAAGGCGTTCTTGGCGAAGTACATGTAGAGAGCGAATTTATCGGATATGATCAGCTTCAAACTGAGTCAGAAATTGTGGAGCTTATTAAAAATAAAGAAGTTACAGATCAAGCTCAGGAAGGAGAACATGTTTATTTCTTTTTAGACAAGACGCCTTTTTATGCAGAGAGCGGAGGACAAATAGCAGACAAAGGCTTAATCGAAACGGCTCAAGGCACCATAGAAGTGACAAATGTACAAAAAGCACCTAATGGACAGCACATGCATGAAGGAATTGTGCAAAGCGGTGAAATTTTTAAAGGCTCCAAAGCAAAGGCGAAAGTGGATCATGGTTCTCGCTCCTTTATTGTTAAAAACCATACAGCTACGCATTTGCTTCATCAAGCTTTGAAAGACGTTTTAGGTGAGCATGTCAACCAGGCTGGCTCCCTTGTAACGGCGGACCGCCTTCGGTTTGACTTTTCACATTTCGGAGCTGTGAGTGAAGAAGAAATGGAACGGATCGAGCGCATAGTTAATGAAAAAGTTTGGAAGTCCATACCAGTGGTCATTGAATATAACTCGATTGAAGAAGCAAAAAAACGAGGGGCAATGGCTTTATTTGGAGAAAAATATGGGGATGTCGTCCGGGTCGTCGAAGTTGGTGATTACAGTTTAGAACTTTGTGGAGGCTGCCACGTAGTGAATACAGCAGAAATCGGACTTTTGAAAATCACTTCAGAGACAGGAATTGGGGCCGGCACAAGAAGAATAGAAGCTGTAACAGCTAAATCTGCATATACGTATATGAACAACAAAGAAGGACTGCTGAAACAGGCAGGACACCTGTTGAAAACGAGACCGGACCGGGTCCCTGAACGCATAGAAGGCTTGTATAAAGAATTAAAAGATTTGCAGCGCGAAAAAGAATCATTAACAGCAAAGCTTTCCAATCTGGAGGCTTCTTCCATTCTAGATGAAGTAGAAACGGTCAATGGTGTTAAAGTTCTTGCCAAACAAGTCGATGTGAAAGATAAACAGGCCTTAAGAACAATGATTGATGATTTAAAACAGAGCATCGGTTCAGGGATTATCCTGCTAGCTGCCCCATCAGGGGAAAAAGTCCAGCTTATTGCAGGTGTTTCCAAGGATTTAGTAGAAAAGGGTTACCATGCTGGAAATCTGATTAAAGAAGCTGCTACCCGCTGTGGAGGCGGAGGAGGCGGCCGTCCGGACATGGCCCAGGCTGGAGGAAAGGATGCTGCAAAGATACCGGAGGCATTAAATTATGCAAAAGAATACGTCAGCGAAAACTCCTAG
- a CDS encoding Na(+)/H(+) antiporter subunit F1 — protein MEQVLAFTSSLIEITTVLSIMGISISIIMLLYRAIAGPTNPDRAVALDTIGINLMALAGVIAILLVTTKFNDVILLIGILLFIGTVALAKFLEKGVIIERDVD, from the coding sequence ATGGAACAAGTTCTGGCATTCACATCCAGTTTAATCGAGATCACGACTGTACTATCCATTATGGGAATATCAATTTCCATAATCATGCTGCTTTACCGTGCAATTGCAGGTCCAACAAATCCGGACAGGGCAGTTGCTCTTGATACGATCGGTATTAACCTTATGGCTTTGGCTGGAGTAATCGCTATATTGCTTGTAACGACGAAATTTAATGACGTCATCCTTCTTATAGGTATTCTTTTATTTATTGGTACGGTGGCGTTAGCAAAATTCTTAGAAAAGGGTGTTATTATTGAGCGGGACGTGGATTGA
- a CDS encoding O-methyltransferase gives MDNTAYLQAMISEPSIEVKRMEEYAEENRIPIMEPLGIDFLMQMVRLKQPERILEIGTAIGYSALRMLEAYPKSQIVSVERDSVRFKEAQANIAKLGAEPNIHLIQGDALDVVPEVEEKGPFDLLFIDAAKGKYEEFFHLYAPFVSDDGMILSDNVLFKGYVANREQAPERLGKIAAKIDEFNQRLIRHPDYNTTIVPVGDGVAVTIKNKKS, from the coding sequence ATGGACAATACTGCTTACTTACAGGCAATGATCTCAGAACCTTCAATAGAAGTAAAACGAATGGAAGAATATGCTGAGGAGAACCGTATTCCTATTATGGAACCTCTAGGTATTGATTTCCTGATGCAGATGGTGCGGTTGAAACAGCCGGAAAGAATACTTGAAATTGGTACGGCGATTGGCTATTCAGCTTTGCGTATGCTCGAAGCGTATCCAAAGAGCCAAATCGTAAGTGTAGAAAGAGATTCAGTCAGGTTTAAAGAAGCTCAAGCTAACATAGCTAAGCTTGGAGCTGAACCTAACATTCATCTAATTCAAGGAGACGCACTGGATGTAGTTCCTGAAGTAGAAGAAAAGGGCCCTTTTGATCTGCTCTTTATTGATGCAGCCAAAGGAAAGTATGAAGAATTCTTTCATTTATATGCCCCGTTTGTATCAGATGATGGGATGATCCTATCTGACAATGTACTATTTAAAGGATATGTCGCAAACCGTGAACAAGCGCCGGAGCGATTAGGAAAAATAGCAGCTAAGATTGATGAATTTAATCAGCGGCTAATCCGCCATCCTGATTATAATACGACGATTGTTCCTGTCGGAGACGGAGTTGCCGTAACGATAAAAAATAAGAAATCATAA
- the ruvX gene encoding Holliday junction resolvase RuvX, whose protein sequence is MKKIGLDVGEKTIGIAISDALGWTAQGIKTLYWEEPDYGTAEQPLREIIQANEVTEAVVGFPKNMNGTIGPRGEASQDFAAWLEKEFNMPVQLWDERLTTMAAERVLIDADVSRKKRKKVIDKMAAVMILQSYLDANK, encoded by the coding sequence ATGAAAAAGATAGGCCTGGATGTAGGCGAAAAGACAATCGGCATCGCCATATCTGATGCCCTTGGATGGACTGCCCAAGGGATAAAGACTCTCTATTGGGAAGAACCTGATTATGGTACTGCGGAGCAGCCATTGCGGGAAATTATTCAGGCAAATGAGGTCACGGAAGCTGTAGTTGGTTTTCCTAAGAATATGAACGGCACGATTGGCCCAAGGGGAGAGGCGAGTCAGGATTTCGCTGCATGGCTTGAAAAAGAATTTAACATGCCGGTCCAATTATGGGACGAGCGGCTGACCACAATGGCTGCAGAACGCGTATTAATCGACGCAGATGTCAGCCGTAAAAAAAGAAAGAAAGTCATTGATAAAATGGCGGCTGTCATGATCCTGCAAAGTTATTTAGATGCAAACAAATAA
- the udk gene encoding uridine kinase, whose translation MTDKPVVIGVAGGTGSGKTSVTRSIIQRFADKTILMLEQDYYYKDQSELPFEERLQTNYDHPLAFDNDLLIDHLNNLINEKSVEKPVYDYKMHTRSNETVRVEPKEVIIVEGILVLEDERLRDLMDIKVFVDTDADVRIIRRMMRDINERGRSLDSVIEQYINVVRPMHLQFVEPTKRYADIIIPEGGQNHVAIDLMATKIQTVLREKGQSVSK comes from the coding sequence ATGACTGATAAACCCGTAGTAATAGGAGTAGCTGGAGGTACTGGCTCCGGTAAAACAAGTGTTACCCGTTCTATTATCCAGCGATTCGCCGATAAAACGATATTAATGCTGGAGCAGGATTATTACTATAAAGACCAAAGCGAGCTTCCTTTTGAAGAAAGACTGCAAACCAATTATGATCACCCGCTTGCTTTTGATAATGATTTACTCATTGACCACTTAAACAATTTGATCAATGAAAAATCGGTTGAAAAACCTGTGTATGATTATAAGATGCATACCCGTTCTAATGAGACGGTCCGGGTAGAACCAAAAGAAGTAATCATTGTAGAAGGAATACTGGTTCTTGAAGATGAGCGGCTGAGAGATTTAATGGACATTAAAGTATTTGTTGATACCGATGCCGATGTACGAATTATCCGTAGAATGATGAGGGATATTAACGAGCGGGGACGTTCACTTGATTCGGTAATAGAACAATATATCAACGTTGTCCGCCCCATGCACCTTCAATTTGTTGAGCCGACAAAACGCTATGCGGACATCATTATCCCTGAAGGCGGACAAAACCACGTAGCGATTGATCTAATGGCGACAAAGATCCAAACAGTACTAAGAGAAAAAGGACAGTCGGTTAGTAAATAA
- a CDS encoding DUF1292 domain-containing protein, translated as MALEKEERIVIPDENGEEHLFEVLFTFDVDQTGQSYIAVVPAEQKEGDEVEVFAFRYEEKGNEEDDLALFQIESEEEWDMVEEMLNTLTDEDLA; from the coding sequence ATGGCTTTAGAAAAAGAGGAACGCATTGTTATACCTGATGAAAATGGGGAAGAACATTTATTTGAAGTGCTGTTCACTTTTGATGTAGATCAGACTGGCCAGTCTTACATCGCAGTCGTTCCCGCAGAACAAAAGGAAGGCGATGAAGTAGAAGTGTTTGCTTTTCGTTATGAGGAAAAAGGGAACGAAGAAGACGATCTGGCACTCTTTCAAATTGAATCTGAAGAAGAGTGGGATATGGTGGAAGAAATGCTCAATACATTAACGGATGAGGATTTAGCCTAA
- the mnhG gene encoding monovalent cation/H(+) antiporter subunit G, with translation MSGTWIDVVLDLVICLSLLIGTFFILSGSIGILRFPDVYARLHAATKSSTLGVAGIMIGAFFYLYAEYDIVSGKLLLAIVFALLTAPVSGHMIARAAYRSGVPLWEKSVKDDYYAEVQHKRQKQKQ, from the coding sequence TTGAGCGGGACGTGGATTGATGTAGTACTTGATTTAGTGATTTGCTTGTCTTTATTAATCGGCACTTTTTTTATTCTATCCGGCTCCATAGGCATTTTACGGTTCCCAGATGTCTATGCAAGGCTGCACGCAGCAACCAAAAGCTCCACCTTAGGGGTGGCCGGAATTATGATCGGCGCATTTTTTTATTTATATGCTGAATACGATATCGTAAGCGGCAAATTGCTGTTAGCCATCGTCTTCGCTTTATTAACCGCCCCAGTATCAGGACATATGATCGCACGAGCTGCCTATCGAAGTGGAGTCCCTTTGTGGGAAAAGAGTGTAAAAGACGATTATTATGCAGAAGTTCAGCACAAACGGCAAAAACAAAAGCAATAA
- a CDS encoding YrhC family protein, with the protein MKSTKWMTKKISDFKRFTMTLLILSSYLYIGSLISIFAYHSSAYKLLLPAVVLILATALTFTFKIKKWQHIQQKE; encoded by the coding sequence ATGAAATCTACCAAATGGATGACAAAGAAAATATCTGATTTTAAAAGATTTACAATGACTCTTTTAATTCTTAGCAGCTATTTATATATAGGGTCGTTAATTAGTATATTTGCATACCATTCCTCTGCCTATAAGCTTTTATTGCCTGCCGTAGTTCTAATATTAGCAACAGCACTCACATTTACTTTCAAAATTAAAAAGTGGCAGCATATACAGCAAAAAGAATAA
- the mltG gene encoding endolytic transglycosylase MltG yields MSDSNFKKKYKERVRKRSSEANTVRKIVAIVLTTLIVIIVVGGLSGFLYVKSALKPVDSDDNSQKHVKIPLGSSTSQIASILEKNEIIKNDLIFRFYTKFNNESGFQAGDYQFTSSMTLDEIISSLQEGQLMKKAVAKVTIPEGKTVEQIAEIYADEFNNITKKQFMDKVTDKKYVQQLIKAHPELLSDKILNKNIKVPLEGYLFAATYPFYVSDPSIDQIIESMLKKSETVILPYKKGFAKQDLSIHEGVTMASLVENEATTAKERKKIAEVFYNRMDEDMRLQTDPTVLYAMGKWKEKVLSKDLKVDSPYNTYQIKGLPAGPISNFHTNSLEAVANPDDNDFLYFLADSDGNVHYAKTLKKHNEFKKKYIK; encoded by the coding sequence TTGTCTGATTCGAATTTTAAGAAGAAGTATAAAGAGCGTGTCCGAAAGCGTTCATCTGAAGCCAATACGGTTAGAAAGATTGTCGCGATCGTATTGACTACGCTCATAGTAATCATCGTTGTCGGAGGTCTTTCAGGCTTTTTATATGTTAAATCCGCTCTGAAACCAGTAGACTCGGATGATAACAGCCAAAAACATGTGAAAATCCCGTTAGGTTCTTCAACGTCCCAAATTGCCAGCATTCTGGAGAAAAATGAAATTATTAAAAATGACCTTATATTTAGGTTTTATACTAAATTTAATAATGAATCAGGGTTCCAGGCAGGGGATTACCAATTTACATCTTCCATGACCCTGGATGAAATCATTTCCTCCCTGCAGGAGGGACAGCTTATGAAGAAGGCTGTTGCTAAAGTAACCATTCCTGAAGGGAAAACTGTGGAACAGATCGCTGAAATTTATGCAGACGAGTTTAATAACATTACAAAAAAACAATTCATGGATAAAGTGACAGACAAAAAATACGTCCAGCAATTGATAAAAGCCCATCCCGAATTGTTAAGTGACAAAATATTAAATAAGAACATTAAAGTGCCGTTGGAAGGGTATCTGTTTGCCGCTACTTATCCTTTCTATGTGAGTGATCCGAGCATCGATCAAATCATTGAATCCATGCTGAAGAAAAGCGAAACTGTTATTCTTCCTTATAAGAAAGGGTTTGCTAAGCAAGACCTTTCCATTCACGAAGGGGTGACGATGGCTTCTTTAGTAGAAAATGAAGCTACCACAGCCAAAGAACGTAAGAAGATTGCTGAAGTATTTTATAACCGAATGGATGAAGACATGCGTCTTCAAACAGATCCAACAGTTCTCTATGCAATGGGGAAATGGAAAGAAAAAGTATTGTCTAAGGATTTAAAAGTAGATTCTCCTTATAATACCTATCAAATTAAGGGACTCCCGGCCGGCCCGATTTCGAATTTCCACACGAATTCTTTAGAAGCTGTGGCTAATCCTGACGATAACGATTTTCTTTACTTTCTTGCTGACAGTGATGGAAATGTCCATTATGCCAAGACTTTAAAAAAACATAATGAATTTAAGAAGAAGTATATTAAATAA
- the mtnN gene encoding 5'-methylthioadenosine/S-adenosylhomocysteine nucleosidase, with the protein MIGIIGAMDEEIELLEKEMNVTEKNEIAGSLFIQGTLCGKEIVLLKSGIGKVNAAVAATIMQERYPVQAVINTGSAGGFAADLEVGDIIISSYVTYHDVDVTAFEYEYGQIPDMPSMYKADGELVQTAVDAAHSANARALNGIIATGDSFMHEQTRVDFVRDKFPEMIAAEMEAAAIAQVCHRYGTPFVILRALSDIAGKESPLSFDQFLPVAAKNAATIVMKMLDRLN; encoded by the coding sequence ATGATTGGAATCATTGGAGCAATGGACGAAGAAATTGAGCTGCTTGAGAAAGAAATGAACGTAACAGAAAAAAATGAAATAGCGGGTAGTTTATTTATTCAAGGGACTCTGTGCGGCAAGGAGATCGTTCTGCTGAAATCTGGAATAGGTAAAGTCAACGCTGCGGTAGCTGCAACGATCATGCAGGAGCGTTATCCTGTGCAAGCAGTGATTAATACGGGTTCTGCCGGGGGTTTTGCAGCTGACCTTGAGGTAGGAGATATCATTATATCCAGCTATGTTACCTACCATGATGTCGATGTAACAGCCTTTGAATATGAATATGGACAAATACCGGACATGCCTTCCATGTATAAAGCAGATGGAGAGCTTGTTCAGACAGCTGTCGATGCAGCTCATTCAGCTAACGCTCGGGCTTTAAACGGGATCATTGCCACTGGAGATTCATTTATGCATGAACAGACGCGTGTGGACTTCGTTAGGGATAAATTCCCTGAGATGATCGCAGCTGAAATGGAAGCAGCAGCTATCGCGCAAGTCTGCCATCGATACGGAACGCCATTCGTAATACTCCGTGCTTTATCAGATATAGCAGGAAAAGAGTCCCCGCTTTCCTTTGACCAGTTTCTGCCTGTGGCTGCTAAAAATGCAGCAACGATCGTGATGAAGATGCTTGATCGCTTGAATTAA
- a CDS encoding YrrS family protein — MSKQKPSSSRSNRMEKRKKSNRFFQILVGIAGLVFVVLVAVVFINWDGAPGSAEQSDQQISMNDDQSSDQSKDQSSENESSSDKNQDSKDNQSSSEDQSSSSEENKDQDKKEQDKEDKSKEKDEDKNKTVEKSDDKNVKKVIKKDWEPVATKQDLNGKHSINWSDNQSEDWQELLRAVSKATGISTGNMTTWWVDGKGSQQAVATVSDKSQKNTYRVHVKWVDGQGYKPTKVEELKENKYN; from the coding sequence ATGTCAAAACAGAAACCATCGTCTTCCCGTTCGAACCGAATGGAAAAGAGAAAAAAAAGCAATCGCTTTTTTCAAATTCTCGTTGGCATAGCCGGACTTGTTTTCGTTGTGCTGGTTGCCGTTGTATTTATTAATTGGGATGGGGCACCAGGTTCAGCTGAACAATCCGATCAACAAATCAGTATGAATGATGATCAGTCTTCCGATCAAAGCAAAGATCAGTCTTCAGAAAATGAGTCCAGCAGTGATAAGAACCAGGATTCTAAAGACAATCAGTCTTCAAGTGAAGACCAGTCGTCATCCTCAGAAGAAAATAAAGATCAAGATAAAAAGGAACAAGACAAAGAAGATAAAAGCAAAGAAAAAGATGAAGACAAAAATAAAACCGTCGAAAAATCTGACGATAAAAATGTGAAAAAAGTGATTAAAAAGGACTGGGAACCGGTAGCAACGAAACAAGATTTGAATGGAAAGCATTCGATTAACTGGTCTGACAATCAGTCAGAAGATTGGCAGGAACTTCTGCGGGCTGTAAGCAAAGCTACAGGTATCAGCACAGGTAATATGACTACTTGGTGGGTGGACGGCAAAGGGTCGCAGCAAGCTGTTGCTACTGTTTCCGATAAATCACAGAAAAACACGTACCGCGTCCACGTAAAGTGGGTAGACGGTCAAGGCTATAAGCCCACGAAAGTGGAAGAACTCAAAGAAAATAAATATAATTGA
- a CDS encoding IreB family regulatory phosphoprotein, translated as MSSMDKTMRFNFSDEPFEQDVRSVLLSVHSALQEKGYNPINQIVGYLLSGDPAYIPRHQDARNLIRKLERDELIEELVKFYLEENKEGVE; from the coding sequence ATGAGCTCAATGGACAAAACAATGAGATTTAACTTCTCAGACGAACCTTTTGAACAAGACGTCCGCTCTGTGCTATTGTCTGTACACAGCGCTCTGCAAGAAAAAGGATACAATCCTATTAACCAGATTGTCGGTTACTTGCTTTCCGGAGATCCTGCTTATATTCCACGTCATCAAGATGCCAGGAATTTAATTCGCAAGCTGGAACGGGACGAATTGATTGAGGAATTAGTGAAATTTTATCTAGAAGAGAATAAAGAGGGCGTTGAATGA
- a CDS encoding Na+/H+ antiporter subunit E produces the protein MPFQIVLNIIIAVMWMFLSESYSFSTFVVGYLLGIALLFALRRFIPDSFYMVRVWKVIKLILLFIRELILANLDIVKLVYKPKLDIEPGIFALPTELTSNWEITLLANLITLTPGTLSIAVSEDHQTIFVHAMDVPDVEESINDIKSTFEQAIMEVTR, from the coding sequence ATGCCATTTCAAATTGTATTAAATATTATCATTGCCGTAATGTGGATGTTTCTAAGTGAGAGCTATTCATTTTCAACATTTGTAGTCGGTTATTTACTGGGCATAGCTCTCTTGTTTGCTTTAAGACGGTTCATTCCGGATTCTTTTTATATGGTCCGCGTATGGAAAGTCATCAAATTAATATTATTGTTTATTCGAGAATTAATTTTAGCCAATTTAGATATCGTTAAGTTGGTTTATAAGCCGAAATTAGACATTGAACCTGGGATTTTTGCTCTTCCTACCGAATTGACAAGCAATTGGGAAATCACGCTTCTGGCCAACCTGATCACTTTGACCCCAGGTACTCTCTCGATCGCAGTTAGTGAAGACCACCAAACCATTTTTGTACATGCGATGGATGTGCCTGATGTTGAAGAATCCATAAACGATATCAAAAGTACATTTGAGCAAGCCATCATGGAGGTGACTCGGTAA